A genomic segment from Malus domestica chromosome 05, GDT2T_hap1 encodes:
- the LOC103434491 gene encoding uncharacterized protein, whose protein sequence is MAKSSASSTTSFPPLKPDDYSHSPVHYAVVLSDHTTLSRIVATLPRLADPTQIHTESDSLSQERTADRISSVLDRRDVPYRETPLHLAVRLNNAVSAKILASAGADVSLQNSAGWNPLQEALCRRSSDVALILLRLHHRSAWAKWRRRLPRAIAVLRRMRDFYMEISFHFESSVIPFVGKIAPSDTYKIWKRDGNLRADTSLAGFDGLKIQRADQSFLFLGDGDQSHDVPPGSLLVLNRDERKIFDAFENAGSPMSESDIAGFCAQTSVYRPGMDVTRAELVGRTNWRRQEKTESVGEWKARVYEIHNVVFSFRSRKVTNGDADVAGSEQVLPLELDEDDDGFLVAENPSFGIPDGRRHSSFVREEREFVSLGRKSVDVSSISGPPSRRCKTATIVAAPVQTKEKEFVRSLRPCVWLTEQFPLKTEELLPLLDILANKVKAVRRMRELLTTKFPPGTFPVKVAIPVVPTVRVVITFTKFVELPPTEQFFTPMSSPRQFLHEGRGQQEEEHKSKPQKPSSFSSSSSWLRRSSSQSGSSVSKQNQHQHCAPPAVSAAQDSSDPFAIPSGYTWTSIDDKSRKMKKSKSSRRSISK, encoded by the exons ATGGCCAAATCGTCGGCGAGCTCGACGACATCGTTCCCGCCGCTCAAGCCCGACGACTACTCCCACAGCCCCGTGCACTACGCCGTCGTTTTGTCAGATCACACCACACTCTCCCGAATCGTCGCCACACTCCCCCGACTTGCCGATCCGACTCAGATCCACACGGAGTCCGACTCCCTCTCCCAGGAACGAACCGCGGACCGGATCTCGTCCGTGCTCGACCGCCGCGACGTTCCCTACAGAGAAACCCCTCTCCACCTCGCCGTCCGACTAAACAACGCTGTCTCCGCCAAAATTTTAGCCTCCGCCGGCGCCGACGTGTCACTCCAGAACTCCGCAGGCTGGAATCCCTTACAGGAAGCATTGTGTCGCCGGAGCTCCGACGTCGCTTTAATCCTTCTCCGGCTCCACCACCGTTCCGCTTGGGCTAAGTGGCGCCGCCGCCTGCCACGTGCAATCGCCGTGCTCCGGAGAATGCGGGATTTTTACATGGAGATCTCGTTCCACTTCGAGAGCTCCGTCATTCCCTTCGTCGGAAAGATCGCTCCCTCCGACACGTACAAGATCTGGAAGCGCGACGGCAATTTGCGCGCAGACACGTCGCTGGCCGGATTCGACGGATTGAAGATCCAGCGCGCCGATCAGAGCTTCCTATTCCTCGGGGACGGCGATCAGAGCCACGACGTTCCCCCGGGATCGCTGCTCGTCTTGAACCGCGACGAACGGAAAATCTTCGACGCGTTCGAGAACGCCGGGTCGCCGATGAGCGAGTCGGACATCGCCGGGTTCTGCGCCCAGACGAGCGTGTACCGCCCGGGCATGGACGTCACCAGGGCGGAGCTGGTCGGGAGGACCAATTGGAGGAGGCAGGAGAAGACGGAGAGCGTCGGAGAGTGGAAAGCTCGAGTGTACGAAATTCACAACGTTGTGTTCAGCTTCCGCTCGAGAAAAGTCACCAATGGCGATGCTGACGTGGCGGGGAGCGAGCAGGTGCTTCCTCTTGAGCTCGACGAGGACGACGACGGGTTTTTGGTGGCGGAGAATCCGAGTTTCGGAATTCCCGACGGCCGGAGGCACAGTAgcttcgtgagggaggagagggaGTTCGTGTCATTGGGGAGAAAAAGCGTCGACGTTTCGTCAATTTCCGGGCCGCCGTCGAGGAGGTGTAAAACGGCCACTATTGTGGCGGCACCAGTGCAGACGAAAGAGAAAGAGTTCGTGAGGAGCTTGAGGCCGTGCGTTTGGCTGACGGAGCAGTTTCCGTTGAAGACGGAGGAGCTGCTGCCGTTACTGGACATCCTGGCGAACAAGGTGAAGGCCGTTAGGAGGATGAGGGAGTTGCTCACCACCAAGTTCCCGCCAGGGACTTTTCCGGTTAAG GTGGCAATACCGGTGGTCCCCACGGTGAGAGTGGTGATAACATTCACAAAGTTCGTTGAGCTTCCGCCAACTGAGCAATTCTTCACTCCAATGTCAAGCCCCAGACAGTTTCTTCATGAAGGGCGAGGCCAACAAGAGGAGGAACACAAATCCAAGCCACAAAAACCATCCTCCTtttcgtcgtcgtcgtcgtggCTGAGGCGGAGCAGCAGCCAGTCGGGGTCTTCCGTGAGCAAGCAGAACCAACACCAACACTGTGCTCCCCCGGCAGTGTCTGCAGCGCAAGACTCTTCTGACCCTTTCGCCATTCCTAGCGGTTATACGTGGACGAGCATCGATGACAAGTCTCGCAAAATGAAGAAATCCAAGTCCAGCAGGAGATCAATATCCAAGTAA